The following is a genomic window from Paenibacillus thiaminolyticus.
TCATCCAGCCGGCTCTCGTAAATGCTGCCGAAGGCCGGAATGTCCGCGAAATCGGTCACGAAGACATCGCCGCTGAACAGGTTGACATTCAACCGGTTGCGACCGTCCGGATCGTTCCGCAGCGTGACCATCGGCTCTGAGCGGAGGCGCTGAAGGAGCTTCTGGTCTTCTTCGTCCGTATTGCAAGCGAAGAAAGGAAGCGTCCCGAACAGCATCCAGACGTCTCGGTGACGGGTGTCGAGCAGCCGATGTATCGACTGTCTCAGATCGGATAGCGGCAGCACCGGAAGATTCTCCGCGAACGAGCTAGGATACATCGGATGCACCTCATGGCGCTGGCAGCCCATCTCGACGATAAGCTGATGAATCTCGCTCAGCTTGCTGTGAGTCCGGTAGTTAATCATCGACTCGGCCGAAATATACATTCCTGCCTCGTTCAGCCGCTTCGTATTATCGATCATCCGCTCGTATAACCGGGATGCGGCTCCGGACTTGACCTCATGGCTTGTATGAGTAAACCCGACCGCATGGAAATCTTCCATGCACGTATAATTGAACGAAATGTGCATGACGTCCAAATATGGAGCGACCAGTTCATAGCGGCCGATATCAAAGGTCAAATTCGAGTTGATCTGAGTCCGTATTCCTCGGTCGCTGGCGTATTTCAAAATCGGAACGATATAATCGGTTACGGTCTTCAGATGGAACATCGGCTCCCCGCCCGTAATACTGAGCGTCTCCAGATGCTCGACCTCATCCAGCCGCTTCAGCATGAGGGAGAGCGGCAGCTTCGGGGGCTCGCTCATCATGAGCGTGTGGCCGACCGCGCAATGCTCGCAGCGCATATTGCACATTTGGGCCACCGTCATCTCAACGCTGGTCAAGACATGGCGACCGTACGCGCGCAGCGAGCGAATCGGATCCCAAGGATCATACGCCGGGCTGATCTGTTGCTTTTCCTTGATTAGTTCCATTTCTAGTTGATTCACACTACATTCCACCTTATTTTTCCATTAACCTATTGTCTGGCGATGTCCATCGCCACCCTGCCCAATCAGCAGTCATCTCCCCAACTATTGAGCGGCCAGAGGCTCGCTCCGTGCGGCAGGAGCACATGCTCCGGGCGAAGCTGGTCATCCGGGCGGATATTCGATTAGGCCGCACGCTTCTTCTCCTTGCGACGGAACCCCTTCGGCGCCCACCAATTGGCCCGCCCCATCAGCTTCATCAGCGAGGGGACGAGGAAGATGCGGATCAAGGTCGCATCGAGCAGCACCGAAGTGGCCAGTCCAAGGCCGATCGCTTTCATCATTTCATTATCCGTGAAAATAAAGGCGCCTACCACGACGATCAAAATGAAGGCGGCGCTCGTAATAATTCCGCCGGTCTTCATGAGGCCGTCTGCCGTGCTGTGCTCGTTATGTCCCGTACGCTCGTATTCCTCGGCAATCCGCGACAACAGGAAGACTTCATAGTCCATCGATATGCCGAAGACGACGCAAAATATGATGACCGGCAGCATCGCAACCACCATGCCGGTCGACGTGACCTGGAACAGATCGGCCAAATATCCGTGCTGGAAGACAAGCACGACGATGCCGAGACTCGATCCGAGACTCAATATGTTCATCAGCACCGCCTTCAATGGAAGCAGAACCGAACGGAAGGCGATGAACAATACCAAGTATGTCACGATCAGGATGAAGACGACGACATAAGGAAGCGCCCCCGTAATCCGCTCGATTATGTCGAGCTGCACCGCCGGTCCGCCTGTCACATATTTGGCGGTCATTCCGCTCTGGAGCTCCCAATTCCGCAGGCTGTGTACGAGATCGCGCACTTCCTGCCCTTCCGGGTCGCCATCGGGAATGACCTGCATGACGATAAGCCGCTCCTTCGCCAGATGGCTGCCCTCCACTTGAGCGCGCAGGGCAGGATCCTTCAAGGCCTCCGCCTTCGCGTCCGGGCCGGGCAGTCTGCTCATCAAGCTTACATAACTGTCGACGCGCCGCACTCCATCCATGCGGCCCAGATCGGACTGCCATGCTTCCGCCTGCCGGATCGTCCCGGCATCCGTATAAGGCTGCTCCGTGCGCAGCGCGATGAGAATCGGGTTCAGCTCCCGCTTGTCATAAGCCTCGTTCAGCAGATCGGACCCGGCTCGCGACTCGTACTTCGGCGGCAGCATCTCCGCGTCCGGAATGCCGATATTCATGCCCGCCATCGGCAGTGCGAGGCCAGTCAGCAGAACGAACAGGATAATGACAATCGTAACCGGCCGCTTCATTACGCTATGCGCGATTCGGCGCCAGAAGACGCTGCCTCCTTCCGTATCCCGACTGCGGAACCGTGCCGGAATGACCGGAAAGCGATTGATGCGCTCGCCGAATACGCCCAGCAGAGCCAGGAGCAGCGAGTTGCCTACGATGACGGACATCGTCACGACGAGCACGCCGCCCAGGCTCAAGGAACGGAACAGAGCCAGATCGATGAACGCCATCGCCACCAGCCCGATCAACACCGCCACGCCGGAGAAAAAAATCGAGCGCCCCGCTTTCTGGGCGGTCATCGCCACCGCGGCTTCAACCGAGCCCTGCTGCCGCAGTTCTTCCCGGAAGCGGCTTACCATGAACAGCGCATAATCGATCCCGACGGCGAGCCCGAGCATCGTCACGACATTCGGGAGAAAGTTGCTGAGCGAATCCGTCCCGAACGAGATGAAGTAGATTAGACCGAGGGTGATGGTCACACTGACAACACCGACGATGAGCGGCAGCAGTCCGGCCAGCAGCGTGCCGAAGACGGCAAGCAGAACGATGAGCGCAATCGGCAGTCCAATCAGCTCCGACTTCACAATGTCCCGCTTGCTCGCTTCCTGCATATCGTAATAGACGGGGGTCGCTCCGCTGACATAGGTGTCAGCCTGCGGAAGATCCGGTATCCGGCTGCGGATCTCCGGATATCTCTCCAACGCTTCATTCGTATCCAGATTGAGAATGACGTGGACGGCGATTACATCCTGCCGCGCATCATCCTGCCGCCCTTCCTGGCGAATACGGATGTCGCTGACGTACGGCTCCTGCTTCAGTCCAGAAAATCGTTGTTCGATCTGCCTGAATATGTCTTCCGTCATCAAGGAGGAGCCATCCCGGCTCTCATAGACGATATCCATCGTCGTCGAAGAGAGCCCGACCTCGCTGCGCAGTATGGACAGCCCCTGCTCCGATTCGCTTCCGGTTGGCGTAAATCCGTTATCCTTGAGCATCGAAGGAACCTGCAGGGCCAAGAGAGACATGGCCAAAAAGAATACCGTCCAACCGATCCACACAGCGTGCCGTCGACGGTATACCCATTGTCCCCATGTCCAAAAAAAGCCGCGGCTGTCCGATTCCCGCACGTATGTCGCCCCCTGACCACTCTTATTATAGCTTCATTGTAAGCTTCCCGAGTGACAGGGTCAATTTTGGACATGCGAGCTGACGATCGTCACATTCAACGACCGGGCCAGATCGACCTCGTGCGGCACGGCTAGCTCTTCTCCCTCGGGTCCGGTCAAGATTCGCACAATCGGCCGTTGGGGGTATTCCGAATGAATGTGGGCGACGACGCCAGTCTCGCCAGTGCTCAGGCGGACGGACATCCCGACGGGATAGACAGCAAGCCGATCGCGGAACACGGCAAGCATCGATGCATCATAGAGCGTATCCGCTCCCGTGTACAGCAATTCCAGCGCTACGTGGGGCAAGGTCGCCTCCTTATACACCCGATGCGACGTCATCGCATCATAGGAATCGGCGATCGCCACCCATTTCGCATACTCATGAATCTCATCGGAACGAATTCCGCGCGGGTAGCCGCTTCCGTTCAGACGCTCATGATGCTGGAACGCGCAATGGGCGGCAAGCAGCGGAATATTCGGCTCCTCCTTCAGGATGAGATAGCCAAGCTCGGCATGCCGCTTCATCTGGGCGAATTCCTCATCGGTCAGCTTCCCGGGCTTGTTCAAAATAGTAAGATCAATCTGCGTCTTCCCGATATCATGAAGCAGCGCGCCCATGCTCAATACCCGCTGCTCTTCCTTCCCATACCCGTGGTGGATGCCAAGCAGCGTCGTATAAATGCATACATTCAACGAATGCTGGAACAGGTAATGATCGGTCGCCTGCATATCGTTCAGCATGACCATCGCGTCTTCATGGCCGGACAGCTCATCGATAATCGAATCGAGTATGCCTCCAAATGCTTTGCCAATCGAAGAGGATTGCCGCGGCTGCTTCCGTGATGTTGACTCATTCATCAGCTGCTTGAACTGGCGCCGAATTACGCCCGTGGCTTCCCTGCGCGTCTCCTCGCTTAACAGCGAAGGAGCCTCGATGCCTTCCGTCCGGTTATCCTCAATGTAGACATAAGAGACTCCCATCTTCCAGAGCCGGTCAATATATGCTTCGGACAACTGTACCGCCTCGTTCAAC
Proteins encoded in this region:
- the yfkAB gene encoding radical SAM/CxCxxxxC motif protein YfkAB codes for the protein MELIKEKQQISPAYDPWDPIRSLRAYGRHVLTSVEMTVAQMCNMRCEHCAVGHTLMMSEPPKLPLSLMLKRLDEVEHLETLSITGGEPMFHLKTVTDYIVPILKYASDRGIRTQINSNLTFDIGRYELVAPYLDVMHISFNYTCMEDFHAVGFTHTSHEVKSGAASRLYERMIDNTKRLNEAGMYISAESMINYRTHSKLSEIHQLIVEMGCQRHEVHPMYPSSFAENLPVLPLSDLRQSIHRLLDTRHRDVWMLFGTLPFFACNTDEEDQKLLQRLRSEPMVTLRNDPDGRNRLNVNLFSGDVFVTDFADIPAFGSIYESRLDDIFNSWLQDHPLSRTVDCHCPAAACCGPNLLVADMYYKGADFKTRTALLPALAK
- a CDS encoding MMPL family transporter produces the protein MRESDSRGFFWTWGQWVYRRRHAVWIGWTVFFLAMSLLALQVPSMLKDNGFTPTGSESEQGLSILRSEVGLSSTTMDIVYESRDGSSLMTEDIFRQIEQRFSGLKQEPYVSDIRIRQEGRQDDARQDVIAVHVILNLDTNEALERYPEIRSRIPDLPQADTYVSGATPVYYDMQEASKRDIVKSELIGLPIALIVLLAVFGTLLAGLLPLIVGVVSVTITLGLIYFISFGTDSLSNFLPNVVTMLGLAVGIDYALFMVSRFREELRQQGSVEAAVAMTAQKAGRSIFFSGVAVLIGLVAMAFIDLALFRSLSLGGVLVVTMSVIVGNSLLLALLGVFGERINRFPVIPARFRSRDTEGGSVFWRRIAHSVMKRPVTIVIILFVLLTGLALPMAGMNIGIPDAEMLPPKYESRAGSDLLNEAYDKRELNPILIALRTEQPYTDAGTIRQAEAWQSDLGRMDGVRRVDSYVSLMSRLPGPDAKAEALKDPALRAQVEGSHLAKERLIVMQVIPDGDPEGQEVRDLVHSLRNWELQSGMTAKYVTGGPAVQLDIIERITGALPYVVVFILIVTYLVLFIAFRSVLLPLKAVLMNILSLGSSLGIVVLVFQHGYLADLFQVTSTGMVVAMLPVIIFCVVFGISMDYEVFLLSRIAEEYERTGHNEHSTADGLMKTGGIITSAAFILIVVVGAFIFTDNEMMKAIGLGLATSVLLDATLIRIFLVPSLMKLMGRANWWAPKGFRRKEKKRAA
- a CDS encoding HD-GYP domain-containing protein, giving the protein MPIQACRPGMRLAKKIFNEEGLVLLNEAVQLSEAYIDRLWKMGVSYVYIEDNRTEGIEAPSLLSEETRREATGVIRRQFKQLMNESTSRKQPRQSSSIGKAFGGILDSIIDELSGHEDAMVMLNDMQATDHYLFQHSLNVCIYTTLLGIHHGYGKEEQRVLSMGALLHDIGKTQIDLTILNKPGKLTDEEFAQMKRHAELGYLILKEEPNIPLLAAHCAFQHHERLNGSGYPRGIRSDEIHEYAKWVAIADSYDAMTSHRVYKEATLPHVALELLYTGADTLYDASMLAVFRDRLAVYPVGMSVRLSTGETGVVAHIHSEYPQRPIVRILTGPEGEELAVPHEVDLARSLNVTIVSSHVQN